From a single Thioalbus denitrificans genomic region:
- a CDS encoding TonB-dependent receptor plug domain-containing protein, whose protein sequence is MHAQRSAFLPGAATALLLILPAVPVQAGAERRALPTEQSFFDTLPTVLSASRLVQPLPETPATVTVIDRELIEASGARSVPELVRLAPGFQLSYVNGHTPVVNYHGLSGQYSRRMLVLVDDRAVYTPAFGGVPWSDLPLAIEEIERIEIIHGPNAVSYGANAFLGVISITTRTAAEEAGTHATLGSGSNGYRRALLRHAGSRGDLDYRFSAGYTRDNGLDSLEDGSRIHLLTGRADLRLGPDDRLRLQLGYNGGDREIPPATALQRTSARAVTSTFQQLRWERVLGREDELYLQLYHNHHRAEETARFDFDGQSLPFSLDISDERYDFEFQRSQHPLPGLRVAWGAGLRHDRVRSPAYFGTGKWLDSDLQRLFGSAEWSLGPGILLQGGLMVENDDLTGTHLSPRIALNARVAAGHTLRAAVSGAVRTPVLFEEALDYRIHIPPDLELPLGVSSGGLAPERILSREVGYVGEFRSLPLTVNLKLYHDRLEELVSYTSTLPLDYRNQDTATVTGTEAQITWRPDGDTRILLSYAYTDLDRSNVSGVPSYYRSAPLHTASLLALRRLTPRLSGSLAWYWHSPVPGDRFDAPYDDARQLDLRLAYGFGGRRRPGSLSLLARNLLDDSAETGGHKVFDTGWFLELNAAF, encoded by the coding sequence ATGCACGCGCAAAGGAGTGCCTTCCTCCCCGGGGCCGCCACAGCCCTGTTGCTCATCCTCCCGGCGGTCCCCGTCCAGGCCGGGGCGGAGCGCCGGGCGCTGCCGACCGAGCAGAGCTTCTTCGACACCCTGCCGACGGTGCTCTCGGCCAGCCGCCTGGTCCAGCCCCTGCCGGAGACGCCGGCCACGGTCACCGTCATCGACCGGGAGCTGATCGAGGCCTCGGGCGCCCGCTCCGTCCCCGAGCTCGTCCGGCTGGCGCCCGGCTTCCAGCTGAGCTACGTCAACGGCCACACGCCGGTGGTGAACTACCACGGCCTGTCCGGACAGTACTCGCGCCGCATGCTGGTGCTGGTGGATGACCGCGCCGTCTACACGCCCGCCTTCGGCGGCGTACCCTGGTCGGACCTGCCGCTGGCCATCGAGGAGATCGAGCGCATCGAGATCATCCACGGCCCGAACGCGGTCAGTTACGGCGCCAATGCCTTCCTCGGCGTCATCAGCATCACCACCCGGACGGCGGCCGAGGAAGCCGGCACCCACGCCACCCTCGGCAGCGGTTCGAACGGCTATCGCCGCGCCCTCCTGCGCCATGCCGGCAGCCGGGGGGACCTGGACTACCGCTTCAGCGCCGGGTACACGCGGGACAACGGGCTCGACAGCCTCGAGGACGGCAGCCGGATCCACCTCCTGACCGGGCGCGCCGATCTCCGCCTCGGCCCGGACGACCGCCTCCGGTTGCAGCTGGGCTACAACGGCGGCGACCGCGAGATCCCCCCGGCCACGGCGCTGCAGCGCACCTCGGCACGGGCCGTGACCAGCACCTTCCAGCAACTGCGCTGGGAACGGGTGCTGGGCCGCGAGGATGAGCTCTACCTGCAGCTCTACCACAACCACCACCGCGCCGAGGAGACCGCCCGCTTCGATTTCGACGGCCAGAGCCTGCCGTTCAGCCTCGACATCAGCGACGAGCGCTACGACTTCGAGTTCCAGCGCAGCCAGCATCCCCTGCCCGGCCTGCGGGTCGCCTGGGGCGCCGGGCTGCGCCACGACCGGGTGCGCTCCCCCGCCTACTTCGGTACCGGGAAGTGGCTCGACAGCGACCTGCAGCGCCTGTTCGGCTCGGCCGAATGGAGCCTGGGCCCGGGCATCCTGCTGCAGGGCGGCCTGATGGTGGAGAACGACGATCTCACCGGCACCCACCTCTCCCCCCGCATCGCCCTGAACGCCCGCGTGGCCGCGGGGCATACCCTGCGCGCCGCCGTCTCCGGCGCGGTGCGCACACCGGTGCTGTTCGAGGAGGCGCTGGACTACCGCATCCACATCCCCCCCGACCTCGAGCTGCCGCTGGGCGTGAGCTCGGGGGGACTGGCGCCCGAGCGCATCCTCAGCCGCGAGGTCGGTTACGTGGGCGAGTTCCGGTCACTGCCGCTGACGGTCAACCTAAAGCTCTATCACGACCGGCTCGAGGAACTGGTGAGCTACACCTCCACGCTGCCGCTGGACTACCGCAACCAGGACACGGCCACCGTCACCGGGACCGAGGCCCAGATCACCTGGCGTCCGGACGGCGACACCCGGATCCTGCTCAGCTACGCCTATACCGATCTCGACCGCAGCAATGTCAGCGGCGTTCCGAGCTACTACCGCAGCGCACCGCTGCACACGGCGAGCCTGCTGGCGCTGCGGCGCCTGACCCCGCGCCTGAGCGGCAGCCTGGCCTGGTACTGGCACAGCCCGGTGCCCGGCGACCGGTTCGACGCCCCCTACGACGACGCCCGCCAGCTCGACCTGCGGCTGGCCTACGGCTTCGGCGGTCGCCGCCGTCCCGGCAGCCTCTCGCTGCTGGCCCGCAACCTGCTCGACGACAGTGCGGAAACGGGGGGCCACAAGGTGTTCGACACGGGCTGGTTCCTGGAGCTCAACGCGGCCTTCTGA
- a CDS encoding ammonium transporter: MTNLLKPGAVLLAALAPATALAAEGPDAGHTAWILTATALVLFMTLPGLSLFYGGLVRSKNVLSVLMQCFAITCMASVMWLVFGYSFAFGEGNGFIGGLGKAFMAGVGEASLSGEIPETVFSMFQLTFAIITPALIVGGFAERMKFTAMLIFSAVWLVLVYFPVTHWVWGGGWLGQLGLLDFAGGTVVHITAATAALVAALYMGPRDGFGHAAMMPHNLTMAVTGAGMLWVGWFGFNAGSALAANGDAGMALMATHMSAAAGSLAWMVAEWIRYGKPSVLGIVTGMVAGLGTITPASGYVGPAGALVIGTVAGVVCFAATNFLKRVLKVDDSLDVFPVHGVGGILGTLAAGVFASAELGVFSGQGYAEGISGMGQQLGIQFVGVIATLAYTAVVSWVILKGVDLAVGLRVSREQETEGLDIALHEERGYVI, translated from the coding sequence ATGACCAACTTGCTCAAGCCGGGCGCCGTTCTGCTCGCCGCCCTCGCGCCCGCGACGGCGCTGGCCGCCGAAGGTCCGGATGCGGGCCATACCGCCTGGATACTCACCGCCACCGCGCTGGTGCTGTTCATGACCCTGCCGGGCCTGTCGCTGTTCTACGGCGGCCTGGTGCGGTCGAAGAACGTGCTCTCGGTGCTCATGCAGTGTTTCGCCATCACCTGCATGGCCTCGGTCATGTGGCTCGTGTTCGGCTACAGCTTCGCCTTCGGCGAGGGCAACGGCTTCATCGGCGGCCTGGGCAAGGCCTTCATGGCCGGCGTGGGCGAGGCGAGCCTGAGCGGCGAGATCCCGGAGACGGTCTTCTCCATGTTCCAGCTCACCTTCGCCATCATCACCCCGGCGCTCATCGTGGGCGGATTCGCCGAGCGGATGAAGTTCACCGCCATGCTCATCTTCAGCGCCGTGTGGCTGGTGCTGGTCTACTTCCCCGTCACCCACTGGGTCTGGGGCGGCGGCTGGCTCGGGCAGCTGGGCCTGCTGGACTTCGCCGGCGGCACCGTGGTGCACATCACCGCCGCCACCGCGGCGCTGGTGGCGGCCCTCTACATGGGGCCGCGCGACGGCTTCGGCCACGCCGCGATGATGCCTCACAACCTCACCATGGCGGTGACCGGCGCGGGCATGCTCTGGGTGGGCTGGTTCGGCTTCAATGCCGGCAGCGCCCTGGCCGCCAACGGCGATGCGGGCATGGCGCTGATGGCCACCCACATGTCCGCCGCCGCCGGTTCGCTGGCGTGGATGGTCGCGGAGTGGATCCGCTACGGCAAGCCGAGCGTGCTCGGCATCGTCACCGGCATGGTGGCGGGGCTCGGCACCATCACCCCCGCCTCCGGCTACGTGGGCCCGGCCGGCGCACTGGTGATCGGCACCGTGGCCGGCGTGGTCTGCTTCGCCGCCACCAACTTCCTCAAGCGGGTCCTGAAGGTGGACGACTCCCTGGACGTCTTCCCGGTGCATGGCGTCGGCGGCATCCTCGGCACCCTGGCCGCCGGGGTCTTCGCCTCCGCCGAGCTGGGCGTGTTCAGCGGCCAGGGCTATGCCGAGGGCATCAGCGGCATGGGCCAGCAGCTGGGCATCCAGTTCGTGGGCGTGATCGCCACCCTGGCCTACACCGCCGTGGTGAGCTGGGTCATCCTGAAGGGTGTGGATCTGGCCGTGGGCCTGCGCGTGAGCCGCGAGCAGGAGACCGAGGGACTCGACATCGCGCTGCACGAGGAGCGCGGCTACGTCATCTGA
- a CDS encoding ankyrin repeat domain-containing protein: MPRLLVALFILTGLALTGCAGWQLARSYALTHAPGVQALEGEITGYHRILSRYRDSAGRDRTGAWFPQPVFRFTDPQGREHRVVDPGFHLFERYRPGDGVALAWLPADAPIGRDTLTALLTRPGVVIDDFFSRYLFWSAVLVAGLPFIILPLWVGLPSAAGQAALLDRPLPPNLPFTARHLLWVLFGLFAFAALMASKEHLLQLLPAGQGGALVEAARRGDLPAVRQLLEAGADVNHHDRTTGETPIMSAYYHDHPEVARLLLEGGFDPRVEDKVGRNLVYYAARAGDLPALERLLAAGAPVTSSFEDVLSAAIARRMPETALLLVAHGHPLDHLTEGNGGRRFYPGDLAILAGLPTVVAGIARRGGPFTAPRGFVDAALGREVTAGGEAVGFGRMTLARWRSLCAGAGTAPGRE, from the coding sequence GTGCCGAGACTGCTCGTTGCCCTGTTCATCCTGACCGGACTGGCGCTGACCGGCTGCGCCGGGTGGCAGCTGGCCCGTTCCTACGCCCTGACCCATGCGCCCGGGGTGCAGGCGCTGGAGGGCGAGATCACCGGCTATCACCGGATTCTCAGCCGCTACCGCGACAGTGCCGGCCGGGATCGGACCGGCGCCTGGTTTCCGCAGCCGGTGTTCCGCTTCACCGATCCGCAGGGCCGTGAACACAGGGTCGTGGACCCCGGTTTCCACCTCTTCGAGCGCTACCGCCCCGGCGACGGGGTGGCTCTGGCCTGGCTGCCGGCGGATGCCCCCATCGGGCGGGACACCCTGACGGCCCTGCTGACAAGGCCGGGGGTCGTCATCGACGATTTCTTCAGCCGCTACCTGTTCTGGAGCGCGGTGCTGGTGGCGGGGCTGCCCTTCATCATCCTGCCGCTGTGGGTGGGCCTGCCGTCCGCCGCGGGCCAGGCCGCGCTGCTGGACCGGCCGCTGCCGCCCAACCTGCCGTTCACCGCCCGGCACCTGCTCTGGGTGCTGTTCGGCCTGTTCGCCTTCGCCGCGCTCATGGCCTCGAAGGAGCACCTGCTGCAGCTGCTGCCCGCCGGCCAGGGCGGGGCGCTGGTGGAGGCCGCGCGCCGGGGCGATCTGCCCGCGGTGCGGCAGCTGCTCGAGGCGGGCGCGGACGTGAACCATCACGACCGCACCACCGGCGAGACGCCCATCATGTCCGCCTACTACCATGATCACCCGGAGGTGGCCCGCCTGCTCCTGGAGGGCGGGTTCGATCCGCGGGTGGAGGACAAGGTGGGGCGCAACCTGGTCTACTACGCCGCGCGCGCCGGGGACCTCCCGGCACTGGAGCGGCTGCTGGCCGCCGGGGCTCCGGTCACGAGCAGCTTCGAGGACGTGCTCAGCGCGGCCATCGCCCGCCGGATGCCGGAAACCGCCCTGCTGCTGGTGGCGCACGGCCACCCCCTCGATCACCTCACCGAGGGCAACGGCGGGCGGCGCTTCTACCCGGGGGACCTGGCCATCCTGGCCGGGCTGCCCACGGTGGTCGCCGGCATCGCCCGCCGCGGCGGCCCCTTCACCGCCCCGCGGGGGTTCGTGGACGCCGCCCTGGGACGGGAGGTCACGGCGGGCGGGGAGGCGGTGGGCTTCGGCCGGATGACCCTGGCCCGGTGGCGGTCGCTGTGCGCGGGCGCCGGGACGGCGCCGGGGCGGGAGTGA
- the rnk gene encoding nucleoside diphosphate kinase regulator: MSDANIQERPPITVTSLDLERLERLLESPVHEDNAVAQELQEELNRARVVEPRAVPPEVITMHSTTRFVDEVTGAEHELTLVYPHEADGTPGQVSVLAPVGSALLGLSAGQRIDWPLAGGRSTRLRVLAVVRQPESLGEYHR, encoded by the coding sequence ATGTCCGATGCCAACATCCAGGAACGTCCGCCCATCACCGTCACCAGCCTCGACCTGGAACGCCTGGAGCGGCTGCTGGAGAGTCCCGTGCATGAGGACAACGCGGTGGCGCAGGAGCTGCAGGAGGAGCTCAACCGGGCCCGAGTGGTGGAACCCCGCGCGGTGCCGCCGGAGGTGATCACCATGCACTCCACCACCCGTTTCGTCGACGAGGTGACGGGCGCCGAACATGAGCTGACCCTGGTCTATCCGCACGAGGCGGACGGCACGCCGGGACAGGTCTCGGTGCTGGCCCCGGTGGGCAGCGCGCTGCTCGGGTTGTCGGCGGGACAGCGCATCGACTGGCCCCTGGCCGGCGGCCGCAGCACCCGGCTCAGGGTGCTGGCGGTGGTCCGGCAGCCCGAATCCCTGGGGGAGTACCACCGTTGA
- a CDS encoding 2-hydroxymuconate tautomerase family protein, which produces MPFVNIRITPDGATAEKKAELIRGVTELLRDVLGKNPATTVVIIDEVETDNWGIGGETVSARRGRGA; this is translated from the coding sequence ATGCCCTTCGTGAACATCCGTATCACCCCCGACGGCGCCACCGCGGAGAAGAAGGCCGAGCTGATCCGCGGCGTCACCGAGCTGCTGCGGGATGTGCTCGGCAAGAATCCCGCCACCACCGTCGTGATCATTGACGAGGTGGAGACCGACAACTGGGGCATCGGCGGGGAGACGGTGAGCGCCCGCCGCGGCCGCGGCGCATAG
- a CDS encoding NAD(P)/FAD-dependent oxidoreductase, which translates to MPQTTPHRIVIVGGGAGGLELATRLGDRLGRRGKAEVTLIDKARTHLWKPLLHEVAAGSMDIDDHELEYMAQARWHHFHFRLGAMEGLDRARREVRVAPTFDEEGREVVPRRTFPYDTLVIAVGSVANDFGTPGVREHAIALDTEEDAARFNRRLINACIRANTQPGPVRPGQLHVAIIGAGATGVELAAELHRTTRLLAAYGLEKIDPDKHIRITVIDAAPRILPALPKRLSEATAKLLRKLEVDLFTGERVSRVTPEGVHTESGLCVPAELVVWAAGIKAPDFLAGLDGLETNRGNQLLVKTTLQTTLDPDVFAFGDCAACPWPGHDQTVPPRAQAAHQQASLLVKSLGRRLRGQPLPGYVYRDFGSLVSLGEYSTVGSLMGGITRGSLMIEGYFARLMYISLYKMHLLALHGFAKVALDTLARLITRRTEPHVKLH; encoded by the coding sequence ATGCCCCAGACCACACCCCATCGCATCGTCATCGTCGGCGGCGGCGCCGGCGGCCTGGAACTGGCCACCCGGCTCGGCGACCGGCTCGGGCGGCGCGGCAAGGCGGAGGTGACCCTCATCGACAAGGCCCGCACCCACCTGTGGAAGCCGCTGCTGCACGAGGTGGCCGCCGGCAGCATGGATATCGACGACCACGAGCTGGAGTACATGGCCCAGGCCCGCTGGCACCACTTCCACTTCCGGCTCGGCGCCATGGAGGGACTGGACCGGGCCCGGCGGGAGGTCCGGGTGGCCCCCACCTTCGACGAGGAGGGCCGGGAGGTGGTCCCGCGGCGCACCTTCCCCTACGACACCCTCGTGATCGCCGTGGGCAGCGTGGCCAACGATTTCGGCACCCCGGGGGTCAGGGAGCACGCCATCGCGCTGGACACCGAGGAGGACGCGGCGCGCTTCAACCGCCGCCTCATCAACGCCTGCATCCGCGCCAACACCCAGCCCGGCCCGGTGCGCCCGGGCCAGCTCCACGTGGCCATCATCGGCGCCGGCGCCACCGGCGTGGAGCTGGCCGCGGAGCTGCACCGCACCACCCGGCTGCTGGCCGCCTACGGGCTGGAGAAGATCGACCCCGACAAGCACATCCGCATCACGGTGATCGATGCCGCCCCGCGCATCCTGCCGGCGCTGCCCAAGCGTCTCTCCGAGGCCACGGCGAAACTGCTGCGGAAGCTGGAGGTGGACCTGTTCACCGGGGAGCGGGTCAGCCGCGTCACCCCCGAGGGGGTCCACACCGAAAGCGGGCTGTGCGTGCCGGCCGAGCTGGTGGTGTGGGCGGCGGGCATCAAGGCGCCCGACTTCCTCGCCGGACTCGACGGACTGGAGACCAACCGCGGCAACCAGCTGCTGGTGAAGACCACCCTGCAGACCACCCTGGATCCGGATGTCTTCGCCTTCGGCGACTGCGCGGCCTGCCCCTGGCCGGGACACGATCAGACCGTCCCGCCCCGCGCCCAGGCGGCCCACCAGCAGGCCTCGCTGCTGGTGAAGTCCCTGGGCCGGCGCCTCCGGGGCCAGCCCCTGCCGGGGTACGTCTACCGCGACTTCGGCTCGCTGGTATCCCTGGGGGAATACAGCACCGTGGGCAGCCTGATGGGCGGCATCACCCGCGGCAGCCTGATGATCGAGGGCTACTTCGCGCGCCTGATGTACATCTCGCTGTACAAGATGCACCTGCTGGCCCTGCACGGCTTCGCCAAGGTGGCCCTGGACACCCTGGCGCGGCTCATCACCCGCCGCACCGAGCCCCACGTCAAGCTGCACTAG
- a CDS encoding LysE family translocator: MPEPTQLLLFITASLLLIVAPGPDILFLVTQGVTRGRAAGLATALGLAAGNLVHTLAAALGISVVFRTSALAFETLKVVGVAYLLYLAVKALRHRGESLTLAGEALAGPGRVLFRRGLLMNILNPKVALFFLAFLPQFADPAAGPVWLQMLVLGLLFTLLVVGVFGVIGLTAGSLAGWIRRGSGAGTNRWFAWGVAGVFTALALRLALVER; encoded by the coding sequence ATGCCGGAACCGACCCAATTGCTCCTGTTCATCACCGCCTCGCTGCTGCTCATCGTGGCGCCGGGCCCGGACATCCTCTTCCTCGTCACCCAGGGCGTGACCCGCGGCCGCGCGGCGGGACTGGCCACGGCGCTGGGGCTGGCGGCCGGCAACCTGGTCCACACCCTGGCCGCGGCACTCGGCATCTCGGTGGTGTTCCGCACCTCGGCGCTGGCCTTCGAGACGCTGAAGGTGGTGGGCGTGGCCTACCTCCTCTACCTGGCCGTCAAGGCGCTGCGCCACCGCGGCGAGTCGCTCACCCTCGCGGGCGAGGCCCTGGCCGGACCGGGCCGGGTCCTGTTCCGGCGCGGCCTGCTGATGAACATCCTCAACCCCAAGGTGGCGCTGTTCTTTCTCGCCTTCCTGCCCCAGTTCGCCGACCCGGCGGCGGGTCCGGTCTGGCTCCAGATGCTCGTCCTCGGCCTCCTGTTCACGCTCCTGGTGGTGGGGGTGTTCGGCGTCATCGGGCTGACCGCCGGCAGCCTGGCGGGCTGGATTCGGCGCGGTTCCGGCGCCGGCACCAACCGCTGGTTCGCCTGGGGGGTGGCGGGGGTGTTCACGGCGCTGGCGCTGCGCCTGGCGCTGGTGGAGCGCTGA
- a CDS encoding 3'-5' exonuclease translates to MRTEPPAIATPLLVVDLEATCWDPNDRSRPAPRPGWRYAGEIIEIGAMRVDPRDWRILQRFQTFVRPSYHPQLSDYCRRLTHIRQEDVDSAPTFPQALAAFVQAFAIAPDQPPAWGSWGAYDLLQLEDECRKHGLPFPLAGARHTNLKDRAARQLGTPRRGIAATLRHLGLKFEGVPHRALEDVRNIVRVLEAADLQTPPPTGP, encoded by the coding sequence ATGCGCACTGAACCCCCGGCCATCGCGACCCCGCTGCTGGTGGTGGACCTGGAAGCCACCTGCTGGGACCCCAACGACCGGAGTCGTCCCGCGCCGCGCCCCGGCTGGCGCTACGCCGGTGAAATCATCGAGATCGGCGCCATGCGGGTGGACCCGCGGGATTGGCGCATTCTGCAGCGGTTCCAGACCTTCGTGCGCCCCAGCTACCACCCGCAGCTCTCGGACTACTGCCGTCGGCTGACCCATATCCGGCAGGAGGACGTGGATTCCGCCCCCACCTTCCCCCAGGCGCTGGCGGCCTTCGTGCAGGCCTTCGCCATCGCCCCCGACCAACCGCCGGCATGGGGCTCATGGGGCGCCTATGATCTGCTGCAGCTGGAGGACGAGTGCCGCAAGCACGGCCTCCCGTTCCCGCTGGCCGGCGCCCGCCACACCAATCTCAAGGACCGGGCGGCCCGGCAGCTGGGCACCCCGCGGCGCGGCATCGCCGCCACCCTGCGCCACCTGGGGCTGAAGTTCGAGGGGGTACCGCACCGGGCGCTGGAAGATGTGCGCAACATCGTCCGGGTGCTCGAGGCCGCGGACCTGCAGACGCCACCGCCGACCGGACCCTGA
- a CDS encoding YaiI/YqxD family protein, which translates to MTIWVDADACPNVIKEILFRAAERVRLPLVLVANQFVRTPPSRYIRAIQVASGFDVADTHIVEQVQAGDLVVTADIPLAAAVIDRGALALNPRGRLYTEDNVRQSLDMRNMMEELRSAGLASGGPPALNQADRKAFAAELDRYLHRRRQARG; encoded by the coding sequence ATGACCATCTGGGTGGACGCGGACGCCTGCCCGAACGTCATCAAGGAGATCCTGTTCCGGGCGGCGGAGCGGGTCCGGCTGCCGCTGGTGCTGGTGGCCAACCAGTTCGTGCGCACCCCGCCGTCGCGCTACATCCGCGCCATCCAGGTCGCGTCCGGGTTCGACGTGGCCGACACCCATATCGTCGAGCAGGTGCAGGCGGGGGATCTCGTGGTCACCGCCGACATCCCGCTGGCGGCGGCGGTCATCGACCGCGGCGCGCTGGCCCTCAATCCCCGCGGCCGGCTCTACACCGAGGACAACGTGCGCCAGTCCCTGGACATGCGCAACATGATGGAAGAGCTGCGCAGCGCCGGCCTGGCCAGCGGCGGCCCGCCGGCGCTGAACCAGGCCGACCGCAAGGCCTTCGCCGCGGAGCTGGACCGCTACCTGCACCGGCGCCGCCAGGCGCGGGGCTAG
- a CDS encoding sulfite oxidase heme-binding subunit YedZ — protein sequence MKPNPTPTRRVPPRWLKPAVFALCLLPLALLAWRAVSGGLGANPIEAFIRHNGDWALRLLLLTLAVTPLRRLTGWTWPLRVRRMIGLFAFFYATLHLLGYVGLDQFFDWPAIGADILKRPYITIGMSAFALLVPLAATSTDAMLRRLGGRRWQRLHRLAYLAAGAGVLHFLWLVKADLREPLLYAAILLLLLGFRLVRFLRRVHGARHPA from the coding sequence TTGAAGCCGAACCCGACACCCACCCGCCGCGTCCCGCCCCGCTGGCTCAAGCCCGCGGTGTTCGCCCTCTGCCTGCTGCCCCTGGCGCTGCTGGCGTGGCGGGCGGTGAGCGGAGGGCTGGGGGCCAATCCCATCGAGGCGTTCATCCGCCACAACGGCGACTGGGCCCTGCGCCTGCTGCTCCTCACCCTGGCCGTCACCCCCCTGCGCCGGCTCACCGGCTGGACCTGGCCGCTGCGGGTACGGCGCATGATCGGGCTGTTCGCCTTCTTCTACGCCACCCTGCACCTGCTCGGCTACGTGGGCCTGGACCAGTTCTTCGACTGGCCGGCCATCGGCGCCGATATCCTGAAGCGGCCCTACATCACCATCGGCATGTCCGCCTTCGCCCTGCTCGTCCCCCTGGCCGCCACCTCCACCGACGCCATGCTGCGACGGCTCGGAGGCAGGCGCTGGCAACGCCTGCACCGCCTGGCCTACCTGGCGGCAGGCGCGGGCGTGCTGCACTTCCTGTGGCTGGTGAAGGCGGATCTGCGCGAACCGCTGCTCTACGCGGCGATCCTCCTCCTGCTGCTGGGGTTCCGCCTGGTCCGCTTCCTGCGCCGCGTGCACGGCGCGAGACATCCCGCCTGA
- a CDS encoding GGDEF domain-containing protein encodes MLINGKDIWAWLERLGRGAWLVAGLLGTMAVGLVDLVTGYEFTLAPVYMLPVGAVAWYVGRGAALALVAIALPWLAVDLWLNVSSLSNAGIVWVVLARLLFLVIVALLLSSLRHALDEARRLARTDALTDAVNSRRFIELVNAEIGRLARYRHPFTLAYMDLDNFKQVNDSLGHSSGDRLLKTVVETLCNRLRRTDVVARMGGDEFALLLPETSAQVGAPLLRQVREELLAVVRGNDWPVTFSIGVVTCTAAPESADALLHFVDGLMYSVKKDRKDAIRFAIYP; translated from the coding sequence TTGCTGATCAACGGCAAGGATATCTGGGCGTGGCTGGAGCGCCTGGGCAGGGGCGCCTGGCTGGTCGCCGGGCTGCTGGGCACGATGGCCGTCGGCCTGGTGGACCTGGTGACCGGCTACGAATTCACCCTGGCGCCGGTCTATATGCTCCCGGTGGGGGCGGTGGCCTGGTACGTGGGTCGTGGCGCGGCGCTGGCGCTGGTCGCAATCGCCCTGCCGTGGCTCGCCGTGGATCTGTGGCTGAACGTCAGCTCGCTCAGCAACGCCGGCATCGTCTGGGTGGTGCTGGCGCGGCTGCTGTTCCTGGTGATCGTGGCCCTGCTGCTCTCCTCCCTGCGCCATGCCCTGGATGAGGCCCGGCGGCTGGCGCGTACCGATGCCCTGACCGACGCGGTGAACTCGCGCCGCTTCATCGAATTGGTCAACGCCGAAATCGGGCGCCTGGCCCGCTACCGGCACCCCTTTACCCTCGCCTACATGGATCTCGACAACTTCAAGCAGGTGAACGACAGCCTCGGGCACAGCAGCGGGGACAGGCTGCTGAAAACGGTCGTGGAGACGCTGTGCAACCGGTTGCGGCGTACCGACGTGGTGGCGCGCATGGGTGGGGACGAGTTTGCCCTGCTGCTGCCGGAGACGAGCGCGCAGGTGGGCGCGCCATTGCTGCGGCAGGTGCGCGAGGAGCTCCTGGCGGTGGTGCGCGGCAACGACTGGCCGGTGACCTTCAGCATCGGCGTGGTGACCTGCACCGCCGCCCCGGAAAGCGCCGATGCGCTCCTGCACTTTGTCGACGGGCTCATGTACAGCGTCAAGAAGGATCGGAAGGACGCCATCCGCTTCGCGATCTATCCCTGA
- a CDS encoding glutathione S-transferase family protein — translation MPELTLVIGNKNYSSWSLRPWLVLRHFGVPFEEVRLPLDTREFELNIGRYSPSGRVPVLLDGGLRVWESLAICEYVAERYVMGEAWPGDREARAVARAVSCEMHAGFAALRSELPMNCRDRRTGVVPTPAARADIDRITALWHDCRSRWGGAGPWLFGEFSIADAMYAPVALRFATYGVDIPAAAEAYVGALLAHPALQEWVVEARAEPELLESGERGIAAP, via the coding sequence ATGCCCGAACTCACGCTCGTCATCGGCAACAAGAACTACTCGTCCTGGTCCCTGCGGCCGTGGCTGGTGCTGCGCCACTTCGGGGTGCCGTTCGAGGAGGTGCGCCTGCCGCTGGACACCCGGGAGTTCGAACTGAACATCGGGCGCTATTCGCCCTCCGGACGGGTCCCCGTGCTGCTGGATGGCGGGCTGCGCGTGTGGGAGTCGCTGGCCATCTGCGAGTACGTGGCGGAACGCTACGTGATGGGCGAGGCCTGGCCCGGCGATCGCGAGGCGCGGGCGGTGGCGCGGGCCGTCTCCTGCGAGATGCACGCCGGCTTCGCGGCCCTGCGCTCGGAGTTGCCCATGAACTGCCGGGACCGCCGCACCGGCGTGGTGCCCACCCCGGCGGCGCGGGCGGATATCGACCGGATCACCGCGCTGTGGCACGACTGCCGCAGCCGCTGGGGCGGGGCGGGCCCCTGGCTGTTCGGCGAATTCAGCATCGCCGATGCCATGTACGCGCCCGTGGCCCTGCGCTTCGCCACCTATGGCGTGGACATCCCGGCCGCGGCCGAGGCCTACGTGGGGGCGCTGCTGGCCCACCCGGCGCTGCAGGAGTGGGTGGTGGAGGCCCGCGCGGAGCCCGAGTTGCTGGAGTCCGGGGAGCGCGGGATCGCGGCGCCATGA